The following are from one region of the Streptosporangiales bacterium genome:
- a CDS encoding FCD domain-containing protein produces the protein MAVRDPVTKSDHAYQALRRGIIVGEIEANAPLDEADLMARFDTGRTPIREALKRLALEQFVVWPPRRTAYVRETSAYELHKLYESRLLLEEPVSRLAAERITDAGLAELDRFCDELESAAGEGKVYEAVEVDHALHLAIAKGSENRFLVDAVRNLNCGSLRLWYVAHERIGLEEVPAHHRAIVDALRTRDPERAAAETRNHILISHERQLRLQSLPATSLTPAR, from the coding sequence ATGGCAGTGAGGGATCCCGTGACGAAGTCGGACCACGCCTACCAGGCGTTGCGTCGCGGCATCATCGTGGGCGAGATCGAGGCCAACGCGCCGCTCGACGAGGCCGACCTGATGGCGCGCTTCGACACCGGGCGCACCCCCATCAGGGAGGCGCTCAAGCGGCTCGCCCTCGAGCAGTTCGTGGTCTGGCCGCCACGCCGCACGGCGTACGTCAGGGAGACGAGCGCGTACGAGCTGCACAAGCTCTACGAGTCCCGGCTGCTCCTCGAGGAGCCCGTCTCCCGGCTCGCCGCCGAGCGCATCACCGACGCGGGGCTCGCCGAGCTCGACCGGTTCTGCGACGAGCTCGAGTCGGCGGCCGGCGAGGGCAAGGTCTACGAGGCCGTGGAGGTCGACCACGCCCTGCACCTGGCGATCGCGAAGGGGTCGGAGAACCGCTTCCTCGTCGATGCCGTACGCAACCTCAACTGCGGCTCGCTGCGCCTGTGGTACGTCGCGCACGAGCGGATCGGTCTCGAGGAGGTCCCGGCGCACCACCGCGCCATCGTCGACGCGCTGCGCACCCGTGACCCGGAGCGTGCCGCGGCGGAGACTCGCAACCACATCCTCATCTCGCACGAACGGCAACTGCGGCTGCAGTCCCTGCCCGCCACGTCGCTCACACCCGCCCGCTGA
- the ftsE gene encoding cell division ATP-binding protein FtsE, whose protein sequence is MINFEDVTKLYPSQQRPALQNVSVEVDKSEFIFLVGASGSGKSTFLRLVLREDRPTSGDIHVAGKELNKLSSWKVPQLRRQIGCVFQDFRLLPNKNVRENVAFALEVLGKNQKLINRWVPDTLELVGLDGKADRLPDELSGGEQQRVAIARAFVNRPMILLADEPTGNLDPATSIGIMKILDRINRTGTTVVMATHDAAIVDSMRKRVVELEFGKIVRDQSRGVYGYSS, encoded by the coding sequence GTGATCAATTTCGAAGACGTGACCAAGCTCTACCCGAGCCAGCAGCGCCCGGCGCTGCAGAACGTGTCCGTCGAGGTGGACAAGAGCGAGTTCATCTTCCTCGTCGGTGCGTCGGGCTCGGGCAAGTCGACCTTCCTGCGCCTCGTGCTGCGGGAGGATCGGCCCACGTCCGGTGACATCCACGTGGCCGGCAAGGAGCTGAACAAGTTGTCCAGCTGGAAGGTCCCGCAGCTGCGCCGGCAGATCGGCTGTGTGTTCCAGGACTTCCGGCTGCTGCCGAACAAGAACGTTCGCGAGAACGTCGCGTTCGCGCTCGAGGTCCTCGGCAAGAACCAGAAGCTGATCAACCGTTGGGTGCCGGACACCCTGGAGCTCGTCGGCCTCGACGGGAAGGCCGACCGGCTGCCCGACGAGCTGTCCGGCGGCGAGCAGCAGCGGGTCGCGATCGCCCGTGCGTTCGTCAACCGGCCGATGATCCTGCTCGCCGACGAGCCGACGGGAAACCTCGACCCGGCGACGAGCATCGGCATCATGAAGATCCTGGACCGGATCAACCGCACGGGCACCACGGTGGTCATGGCGACACACGACGCCGCGATCGTCGACTCGATGCGCAAGCGGGTGGTCGAGCTGGAGTTCGGCAAGATCGTCCGTGACCAGTCCCGCGGCGTCTACGGCTACTCGAGCTAG
- a CDS encoding helix-turn-helix domain-containing protein — protein MYPARVAGDSALVDVSPPVFLRLVGNPVRWRLLTELAGSDLRVGELTARVGQPQNAVSYHLGRLRSGGLVSMRRSSADHRDSYYHVDLARCGELLAATGTALHPGLATGPATAGRRRRTTPTRVLFLCTGNSARSQIAEALLARAGGDRVETASAGSHPKDVHPHAIRVLREYGIDITGRRGSHLAEFTGHRFDYVVTLCDKVREVCPEFTGGPASIHWSIPDPAADGTGYSAFRQVAAELHTRIELFTRRIDTPPTRGDRS, from the coding sequence ATGTATCCTGCGCGAGTGGCTGGCGACTCGGCACTCGTGGACGTGTCACCGCCGGTGTTCCTGCGCCTGGTGGGGAACCCGGTGCGGTGGCGGTTGCTCACCGAGCTGGCGGGCAGCGACCTGCGGGTCGGGGAGCTGACCGCCAGGGTCGGCCAACCGCAGAACGCGGTCTCGTACCACCTCGGACGCCTGCGCTCCGGTGGGCTCGTATCGATGCGGCGCAGCTCTGCCGATCACCGGGACAGCTACTACCACGTCGACCTGGCCCGCTGCGGCGAACTCCTCGCAGCGACCGGGACCGCGCTGCACCCCGGTCTGGCCACCGGCCCGGCCACCGCTGGTCGCCGCCGTCGTACCACCCCGACACGGGTGCTCTTTCTCTGCACCGGGAACAGCGCCCGTTCCCAGATCGCCGAAGCCCTCCTCGCTCGCGCCGGCGGTGACCGTGTCGAGACCGCCAGTGCCGGCAGCCACCCCAAGGACGTGCACCCGCATGCGATCCGGGTGCTGCGGGAGTACGGCATCGACATCACGGGCCGGCGCGGCAGTCACCTCGCCGAGTTCACCGGACACCGCTTCGACTACGTGGTCACCCTCTGCGACAAGGTCCGCGAGGTCTGCCCCGAGTTCACCGGCGGTCCCGCGTCGATCCACTGGAGCATTCCCGATCCCGCCGCCGACGGCACCGGCTACTCGGCGTTCCGCCAGGTCGCCGCCGAACTCCACACCCGCATCGAGCTCTTCACCCGCCGCATCGACACACCACCGACGAGAGGTGACCGGTCATGA
- a CDS encoding penicillin-binding protein, giving the protein MRRTWRRHLATFVVATALSVGVLSACGGPDEKDTATSFLAAWQRGEGYDAGRLTTTNPATVARTLTTATRALDAREPRLRLGRVTKTGAHHASATFTATFRLGALGVGWTYQGRFMLRESDDRWRVVWAPTVVHPALGDGRRFHVTRQFPSRAPILDREGGRLVLNESVVVVGVVPEAMTDREESLRTLASTTGIDSKQALRRIEKAAPKQFLPLITLRQSDYLAVKEEIYDLPGVHFRSDKLPLAKSRGYARQLLGTVGAVSGDRLEELGAPYTPVDNVGASGLQGAFERRLAGVPEGRVVVVDERGITRKNLATFAGRDGTAVRTTLDTRVQDAAEAALDKVRKPAALVAVRPSTGEVLAVANRPVDDGFNRALAGRYPPGSTFKVVTTAALLDRTDLRPTTTVPCPPRIVAGGKSFRNFEGEAAGRPDFRKDFAISCNTAFIRLSRSLPHTGLGDEAARFGFGSEYALGVSAYSGQVPTSRDATEQAAASIGQGRVLASPLTMALVAAAVREGTWRPPSLVTQPRPAGTAKPVRLDTGDAATLRSLMRSVVTSGTARSIGGGRAVAGKTGTAEFGSADPPRTHAWFIGYRGDLAFAVLIEDGGVGGEDAVPVAKAFLRRA; this is encoded by the coding sequence GTGCGTAGGACCTGGCGCCGACACCTCGCGACATTCGTCGTCGCCACGGCGCTGTCCGTGGGAGTGCTCAGCGCCTGCGGGGGCCCCGACGAGAAGGACACGGCCACCTCGTTCCTCGCCGCATGGCAGCGCGGTGAGGGGTACGACGCCGGCCGGCTGACCACCACGAACCCCGCCACCGTGGCGCGTACGCTCACCACGGCGACGCGCGCGCTCGACGCCCGCGAGCCGCGGCTGCGCCTCGGCCGGGTGACCAAGACGGGCGCGCACCACGCCTCGGCGACCTTCACCGCCACCTTCCGGCTGGGCGCGCTCGGCGTCGGCTGGACCTACCAGGGCCGGTTCATGCTGCGGGAGTCCGACGACAGGTGGCGGGTCGTCTGGGCGCCCACCGTCGTCCACCCGGCGCTCGGCGACGGCAGGCGCTTCCACGTCACGAGGCAGTTCCCGTCCCGCGCGCCGATCCTCGACCGCGAGGGCGGACGCCTCGTCCTCAACGAGTCCGTCGTGGTCGTCGGCGTGGTGCCCGAGGCGATGACCGACCGCGAGGAGAGCCTGCGCACGCTCGCCTCCACGACGGGCATCGACTCCAAGCAGGCGCTCCGCCGGATCGAGAAGGCCGCACCGAAGCAGTTCCTGCCGCTGATCACGTTGCGCCAGTCCGACTACCTCGCGGTCAAGGAGGAGATCTACGACCTGCCCGGCGTGCACTTCCGGTCGGACAAGCTTCCGCTGGCGAAGTCGCGCGGATACGCCCGCCAGCTGCTCGGCACCGTCGGTGCCGTCTCCGGTGACCGGCTCGAGGAGCTCGGCGCTCCCTACACCCCGGTCGACAACGTCGGCGCCTCCGGTCTGCAGGGCGCGTTCGAGCGTCGGCTGGCCGGTGTGCCCGAGGGACGCGTCGTCGTGGTCGACGAGCGCGGGATCACGCGGAAGAACCTCGCGACCTTCGCCGGCCGCGACGGCACGGCGGTCCGCACCACCCTCGACACGCGGGTCCAGGACGCCGCGGAGGCGGCGCTCGACAAGGTGCGTAAGCCCGCGGCCCTGGTCGCGGTCAGGCCGTCGACGGGTGAGGTGCTCGCTGTGGCGAACCGGCCCGTCGACGACGGCTTCAACCGTGCGCTGGCAGGCCGCTACCCGCCGGGCTCGACGTTCAAGGTCGTGACCACGGCCGCGCTGCTGGACCGTACGGACCTACGCCCGACGACCACCGTGCCGTGCCCGCCGCGGATCGTCGCCGGTGGCAAGTCGTTCCGCAACTTCGAGGGCGAGGCGGCAGGTCGCCCCGACTTCCGCAAGGACTTCGCGATCTCCTGCAACACGGCTTTCATCCGCCTGTCCCGGTCGCTGCCCCACACCGGTCTCGGTGACGAGGCGGCCAGGTTCGGCTTCGGCAGCGAGTACGCGCTCGGCGTCTCGGCGTACTCCGGCCAGGTGCCGACGTCGCGCGACGCCACCGAGCAGGCGGCCGCGTCGATCGGTCAGGGCCGCGTGCTCGCCAGCCCGCTCACCATGGCCCTCGTGGCCGCGGCGGTCCGCGAGGGCACCTGGCGTCCGCCGTCCCTCGTCACGCAGCCCCGACCAGCGGGCACCGCGAAGCCGGTCAGGCTCGACACCGGGGACGCCGCGACCCTGCGGTCCCTGATGCGCTCGGTCGTGACATCGGGGACGGCGCGGTCGATCGGCGGCGGCCGTGCGGTCGCCGGCAAGACCGGCACGGCGGAGTTCGGGTCCGCCGACCCGCCGCGCACGCATGCCTGGTTCATCGGCTACCGCGGCGATCTCGCGTTCGCGGTGCTCATCGAGGACGGCGGCGTCGGCGGCGAGGACGCCGTCCCGGTGGCGAAGGCCTTCCTCCGGCGCGCCTGA
- a CDS encoding ATP-binding cassette domain-containing protein, translated as MGARLDLHDLVKVYPGQQERAVDEVSLTVDGGQLLALLGPSGCGKTTTLRMVAGFVDPTSGTVEVDGTDLTRTPVHRRGMGMVFQSYALFPHLDVARNVAFGLEMRKVGRAERERRVASALEQVRLGHLAGRRIGELSGGQAQRVALARALVVEPTVLLLDEPLSNLDAKLREQMRAEIREIQQRTGITTVFVTHDQDEALSIADVVAVVSDGRVEQVGTPEEIYERPATRFVADFIGRANLLPGAVLDSTDGRATVRIDGVGDVDAVCSRPMTGDVTVLVRPHRVTLGPADGDTALRGSVVARSYTGDMVSATVDVAGHRIVAEALTGEGASLPVGESVSVGWSPADALVLDAE; from the coding sequence GTGGGTGCGCGGCTCGACCTGCACGACCTCGTCAAGGTCTACCCGGGTCAGCAGGAGCGCGCCGTCGACGAGGTGAGCCTGACCGTCGACGGCGGTCAGCTGCTGGCGCTGCTCGGCCCGTCCGGCTGCGGCAAGACGACCACGCTGCGGATGGTGGCCGGCTTCGTCGACCCGACCTCGGGCACCGTCGAGGTCGACGGCACCGACCTGACGCGCACGCCCGTCCACCGGCGTGGCATGGGCATGGTGTTCCAGTCGTACGCGCTCTTCCCGCACCTCGACGTCGCGCGCAACGTCGCGTTCGGCCTGGAGATGCGCAAGGTGGGTCGCGCCGAACGCGAACGGCGTGTGGCGTCCGCCCTCGAGCAGGTGCGGCTGGGACACCTCGCCGGACGCAGGATCGGCGAGCTGTCCGGCGGCCAGGCGCAGCGGGTGGCGCTGGCCAGGGCGCTCGTCGTCGAGCCGACGGTCCTGCTGCTGGACGAGCCGCTGAGCAACCTCGACGCGAAGCTGCGCGAGCAGATGCGAGCGGAGATCCGCGAGATCCAGCAACGCACCGGCATCACGACGGTCTTCGTCACACACGACCAGGACGAGGCGCTGTCGATCGCGGACGTCGTCGCGGTCGTCTCCGACGGCCGGGTCGAACAGGTCGGCACCCCGGAGGAGATCTACGAGCGGCCCGCGACCCGGTTCGTCGCGGACTTCATCGGCCGGGCCAACCTGCTGCCCGGCGCCGTGCTCGACAGCACCGACGGGCGCGCCACGGTACGCATCGACGGGGTCGGCGACGTCGACGCGGTGTGCTCGCGGCCGATGACCGGCGACGTCACCGTCCTGGTCCGTCCGCACCGGGTCACGCTCGGTCCCGCGGACGGCGACACCGCCCTGCGCGGCAGCGTCGTCGCCCGTAGCTACACAGGTGACATGGTCTCGGCGACCGTCGACGTCGCCGGCCACCGCATCGTCGCCGAGGCCCTCACCGGCGAGGGTGCGTCGCTCCCGGTCGGGGAGTCCGTGTCGGTCGGGTGGAGTCCCGCCGACGCCCTCGTGCTCGACGCCGAATGA
- a CDS encoding peptidase E yields the protein MPRPPQILATSGGLKMRPGVRFLDRGELLDEAIRLAEVPVPKVCGLFTALGDDAATIARWHDAVGVKADVHTSHVTVFDMPNHRDYRSHLLAQDVIWVCGGSTANLLALWRVHRIDEILRECWEAGVVLTGVSAGSLCWHSGGTTDSFGLDLQPITDCLGFLPYSNCPHYDSERQRRPLYHRLVGSGTLAAGYATDNGVGLHYLGTELVDVVAEVRGANAYHVEPDAGGTAKETRIEPRLLR from the coding sequence ATGCCTCGCCCCCCTCAGATCCTCGCCACCAGCGGGGGCCTGAAGATGCGTCCGGGTGTGCGGTTCCTCGACCGCGGCGAGCTCCTCGACGAGGCGATCCGGCTCGCGGAGGTCCCCGTCCCGAAGGTGTGCGGCCTCTTTACCGCGCTGGGCGACGACGCCGCCACGATCGCGCGCTGGCACGACGCCGTGGGCGTCAAGGCCGACGTCCACACCAGCCACGTGACCGTCTTCGACATGCCCAACCACCGCGACTACCGCAGTCACCTGCTCGCCCAGGACGTCATCTGGGTGTGCGGCGGGTCGACGGCCAACCTGCTGGCGTTGTGGCGGGTCCACCGGATCGACGAGATCCTCCGTGAGTGCTGGGAGGCCGGCGTCGTGCTCACCGGGGTGAGCGCCGGCTCGCTGTGCTGGCACAGCGGCGGCACCACCGACTCCTTCGGCCTCGACCTCCAGCCGATCACCGACTGCCTCGGTTTCCTGCCGTACTCCAACTGCCCGCACTACGACAGCGAGCGGCAGCGCCGCCCGCTCTACCACCGACTCGTCGGCAGCGGCACGCTCGCGGCCGGCTACGCGACCGACAACGGCGTGGGCCTGCACTACCTCGGCACCGAGCTCGTCGACGTCGTCGCCGAGGTGCGGGGCGCCAACGCCTACCACGTCGAGCCCGACGCCGGCGGCACGGCCAAGGAGACCAGGATCGAGCCTCGCCTGCTCAGGTAG
- the smpB gene encoding SsrA-binding protein SmpB, protein MARQKEKKDKDPGRKIVAQNRKARYNYHLVETYEAGMVLTGTEVKSLRQGRASLVDGYAAVRGDELWLLGVHIPEYTEGTWTNHEPRRARKLLLHRHELDEIVGKANDSGVTIVPLALYFKDGKAKVEVAVARGKRAYDKRKSMAERDAKREMDRARRVRARGA, encoded by the coding sequence GTGGCCAGGCAGAAGGAGAAGAAGGACAAGGACCCGGGTCGCAAGATCGTCGCCCAGAACCGCAAGGCGCGGTACAACTACCACTTGGTGGAGACGTACGAGGCGGGCATGGTGCTGACAGGCACCGAGGTCAAGTCGCTGCGCCAGGGACGCGCCTCGCTGGTCGACGGCTACGCCGCGGTCCGCGGCGACGAGCTGTGGCTGCTCGGGGTCCACATCCCCGAGTACACCGAGGGCACGTGGACCAACCACGAGCCGCGGCGGGCGCGCAAGCTGTTGCTGCACCGGCACGAGCTCGACGAGATCGTGGGCAAGGCCAACGACTCCGGCGTGACCATCGTCCCGCTCGCCCTGTACTTCAAGGACGGCAAGGCGAAGGTCGAGGTCGCCGTCGCCCGCGGCAAGCGGGCGTACGACAAGCGCAAGTCGATGGCGGAGCGCGACGCAAAACGCGAGATGGATCGGGCGCGGCGGGTACGCGCACGCGGTGCGTAG
- a CDS encoding RraA family protein → MVINASVAELPAGLVADVAGVDVPTFGHFLESGFPDPQIRRLAGTGRMTGRALTVRITAPDSTLVHQITSMLSPGDVLVVDTGGDTRHAPVGGVVGHALAAAGAVGVVIDGACTDIATLRELGLSVYARGTSALTTKLHGIDTGGINVPVTCGGTPVEPGFLVAGDDNGVLLASADDVAAVLDAARASDAAEPATVERLHAGTKLPDISAAGRIIAGLGVGG, encoded by the coding sequence ATGGTCATCAACGCCTCCGTGGCGGAACTGCCGGCCGGCCTCGTCGCCGACGTCGCCGGCGTCGACGTCCCGACGTTCGGACACTTCCTCGAGTCCGGTTTCCCTGACCCACAGATCCGGCGCCTCGCCGGCACGGGCCGGATGACCGGTCGGGCCCTCACCGTCAGGATCACCGCCCCCGACTCGACGCTCGTGCACCAGATCACGTCGATGCTCTCGCCGGGTGACGTCCTCGTCGTGGACACCGGCGGCGACACCAGGCACGCGCCCGTGGGTGGAGTGGTCGGGCACGCGCTCGCCGCCGCCGGCGCGGTCGGGGTCGTGATCGACGGGGCGTGCACCGACATCGCCACGCTGCGCGAGCTCGGCCTGAGCGTCTACGCGCGGGGGACGTCCGCCCTCACGACGAAGCTGCACGGCATCGACACCGGCGGGATCAACGTGCCCGTCACATGCGGTGGCACACCCGTCGAGCCGGGGTTCCTGGTGGCCGGCGACGACAACGGTGTGCTGCTGGCGAGTGCCGACGACGTCGCCGCGGTGCTCGACGCCGCCCGGGCGTCGGACGCGGCCGAGCCCGCCACCGTCGAGCGGCTGCACGCGGGCACCAAGCTCCCCGACATCTCCGCCGCCGGCAGGATCATCGCCGGCCTCGGCGTCGGCGGCTGA
- a CDS encoding VOC family protein: MVSVRYIVDDVQAAVDFYTTHLGFTLRSAHLPAFADVTRGPLRLLLSGSASSGARATPTDAATAGRNRIHLTVDDLDAEIERLRRAGLPFRSDVVAGPGGRQILLADPSGNLVELFTPATTD, from the coding sequence ATGGTCAGCGTCCGCTACATCGTTGACGACGTGCAGGCCGCGGTCGACTTCTACACCACCCACCTCGGCTTCACCCTGCGCTCCGCGCACCTACCCGCCTTCGCCGACGTCACCCGCGGCCCGTTGCGGTTGCTCCTGTCCGGATCGGCCAGCTCCGGTGCCCGCGCCACACCGACGGACGCCGCAACCGCCGGGCGCAACCGCATCCACCTCACCGTCGACGACCTCGACGCCGAGATCGAGCGACTACGCCGGGCCGGGCTGCCCTTCCGCAGCGACGTCGTCGCAGGTCCAGGCGGACGCCAGATCCTGCTCGCCGACCCTTCTGGCAACCTCGTCGAGCTGTTCACTCCCGCGACGACCGACTGA
- a CDS encoding extracellular solute-binding protein, whose product MRLRRTRLVPALAVAAVLTVPLAGCGTSSAGPDSATEGTVTILGYAGVFQDNYEKAVIEPFQKANPKIKVTFRPAQNSAEMLATLRSEKSNPSNDVAIMDTSVSATGNKEGIFAPLDPKAVPNVADVTEQGKTPKNFGPAVTYDNLVLLYDTTKVKPAPTSWDALWDPKHKGKIGIPAAPDIQGLALTMIVCKMEGADYQKTIDPAVERLSQLSGAVQTWDPQPDPYSLVTSGSATVAVGWNARGQLYADTSKGKLGVALPSEGSVFQVNTINLTKNSKHPKAAQAFMDYALSPKAQESFTETMFYAPTNSKAKVPAAAADRTATSPERQKEMISVDWNWIAERRDAWTEEWRRKVIGG is encoded by the coding sequence ATGCGTCTCCGCCGTACCCGCCTCGTGCCCGCGCTCGCCGTGGCCGCCGTCCTCACCGTGCCGCTCGCCGGCTGCGGCACGTCGAGCGCCGGTCCCGACTCCGCGACCGAGGGCACGGTGACGATCCTCGGCTACGCCGGCGTGTTCCAGGACAACTACGAGAAGGCGGTCATCGAGCCGTTCCAGAAGGCGAACCCGAAGATCAAGGTGACTTTCCGGCCGGCGCAGAACTCTGCGGAGATGCTGGCGACCCTGCGGTCGGAGAAATCGAACCCGAGCAACGACGTCGCGATCATGGACACCTCGGTGTCGGCGACGGGCAACAAGGAGGGCATTTTCGCCCCGCTCGACCCCAAGGCCGTCCCCAACGTGGCAGACGTCACCGAGCAGGGGAAGACCCCGAAGAACTTCGGTCCCGCCGTGACGTACGACAACCTCGTGCTGCTGTACGACACCACGAAGGTGAAGCCCGCGCCGACGAGCTGGGACGCGCTGTGGGACCCGAAGCACAAGGGCAAGATCGGCATTCCCGCCGCGCCCGACATCCAGGGCCTCGCCCTCACGATGATCGTCTGCAAGATGGAGGGGGCCGACTACCAGAAGACCATCGACCCCGCCGTCGAGCGCCTGTCGCAGCTGTCCGGTGCGGTGCAGACCTGGGACCCGCAGCCGGATCCGTACTCCCTCGTCACGTCGGGCTCGGCCACGGTGGCGGTCGGCTGGAACGCCAGGGGCCAGCTCTACGCCGACACGTCCAAGGGCAAGCTCGGCGTCGCGTTGCCGTCGGAGGGCAGCGTCTTCCAGGTCAACACGATCAACCTGACGAAGAACAGCAAGCACCCGAAGGCGGCCCAGGCCTTCATGGACTACGCGCTGAGCCCGAAGGCGCAGGAGTCGTTCACCGAGACGATGTTCTACGCCCCGACCAATAGCAAGGCAAAGGTCCCCGCCGCTGCCGCCGACCGCACGGCGACGAGCCCGGAGCGGCAGAAGGAGATGATCTCGGTCGACTGGAACTGGATCGCCGAACGCCGCGACGCGTGGACCGAGGAGTGGCGGCGCAAGGTCATCGGTGGCTGA
- a CDS encoding FtsX-like permease family protein, whose product MRLRFILSEMWIGLRRNVTMTLGVMVTTAVALTLLGVGLFIWAQVNTMKDYWYDKVEVTVYLCGKESQVPACQASGPITGQQREQLRSLLDNMPEVADVYYEDEATAHKRFSQQFKDTPVLVENTRVGDIPASYRIKLKDPEKYPIVSSAVQGRPGVSSVYDFNNVLGKFFDILNTLRNGALMLAAFGLLAALLLIGNTIRLAAFSRRRETGIMRLVGASNFSIQMPFLLEGAVTGFLGGVVASGAVYGLKALVDWKIKPGFLRFAFLGWDSVHLIVLLLLVVGVLLSMLSSFLTIRRYLRV is encoded by the coding sequence ATGCGACTGCGTTTCATTCTCTCCGAGATGTGGATCGGCCTACGGCGCAACGTCACGATGACGCTCGGCGTCATGGTGACCACCGCCGTCGCCCTGACCCTGCTCGGTGTCGGGCTCTTCATCTGGGCCCAGGTCAACACGATGAAGGACTACTGGTACGACAAGGTCGAGGTCACGGTCTACCTGTGCGGCAAGGAGAGCCAGGTCCCCGCGTGCCAGGCCAGCGGACCCATCACCGGCCAGCAGAGGGAGCAGCTCAGGTCGCTGCTCGACAACATGCCCGAGGTGGCGGACGTCTACTACGAGGACGAGGCGACGGCCCACAAGCGGTTCTCCCAGCAGTTCAAGGACACGCCCGTCCTCGTCGAGAACACCCGGGTCGGTGACATCCCCGCGTCGTACCGGATCAAGCTCAAGGACCCCGAGAAGTACCCGATCGTGAGCAGCGCAGTGCAGGGCAGGCCGGGGGTGAGCTCGGTCTACGACTTCAACAACGTGCTGGGCAAGTTCTTCGACATCCTCAACACGTTGCGCAACGGCGCGCTGATGCTCGCTGCCTTCGGCCTGCTCGCGGCGCTGCTGCTGATCGGCAACACGATCCGGCTCGCCGCGTTCTCCCGCAGACGCGAGACGGGCATCATGCGGTTGGTCGGAGCGTCGAACTTCTCCATCCAGATGCCCTTCCTCCTCGAGGGTGCCGTGACCGGGTTCCTCGGGGGGGTGGTCGCGTCCGGTGCGGTCTACGGCCTCAAGGCACTCGTCGACTGGAAGATCAAGCCGGGCTTCCTCCGGTTCGCGTTCCTCGGCTGGGACAGCGTGCACCTGATCGTGCTCCTGCTGCTCGTGGTCGGTGTCCTGCTCTCGATGCTGTCGTCGTTCCTCACGATTCGCCGATATCTGCGGGTCTAG